tttttgagattttttgtcaaaaaatagaTGAGAACTATTCAGAAcctttttgacgatttttatGAGCTATGTTAcacattttcagtgttttttccagatattgccataaatttagagaaaattacaattttttggtaattttttattgcaaaattccACTAAAAACACACCAACAAATCCGATACGGGCGTCTCCGGTCTTTGCGACGTCGAAACCCTCTCCTGGACCACCGCCACCGCCTTTTGGAGTGATCAAATCACGACGGAGCTTTGCGAGTTTTGCCTGGACAAATATAAATGAATTGGTggattttttggcggaaaaattaaaaaaaatttcgatttttttttgcaaaatcctCCTCTTACCTTCAGAATACCCAAGTGAGCGTTGGTGGCCTTGTTCTTTTGAGTTCTAGCcatctgaaaatcattttattctcaaaatttgcattgaaAAGCTTCCGCGTGCTCACCTCGGCCTCGATATCcgcgattttttgcaaaaccgACATTTTCAACGGGTTTTTCGGGTTTTACAGGTTCTGTAATAGTTGAATAGTGATTTATAGGCACTTTGTGAgcaaaataagcaaaaattagacggaaaaattaagaaaatcggtgaaaaacgaGGAAATTAGGGGTGAATTAGTggaaaatgcactttttggaaattgccaaagtacgcaaacaccgagctGTTTTGGTTGCGTACTCGGCGCCACATTTgacgaaaaatatttatttatttattctttcctcaattttgagctaattttttgcatattaTGGATATTTCAAAGCTAACCGAcgtgaaaaaagttgatttatgTAAAAAGTGAgttaattttcacattttttcaaaaaaaaaatctaatttccctattcaaaaaatcgatttttccaggtaTTTCCTGATCGGCGCGTGTTTTCTGCCGCTCGTATGGATTGTCAAcacattttggtttttttccgacGCGTTTTGCAAACCGATCAACGCACATCGACGACAGATTCGGAAATACGTGATCGCCAGCATTGTTGGCTCGATTTTCTGGATTATTGTGCTCAGCGCCTGGGAAATCTTTTTCCAGgtagaaaaaatcagaaaaattgaatacttttgctgggaaatattttgctggaaaaacgCTTTCCTTAAAAGTctaattttcactgaaaattgaaaaaaaaaccaaaagttcgaagtttttggagaaaaaacttcaaattcaaaaattcttcaaaaatagaacTTTCCCAAatgttttcctaaaaatttagcgaaaaaaaacgcagaaaatttgcacaaaaacatGTTCATActctaatttttcgatttttttctgaaaaattcaaaaatttcagcactaCCGCGCTCAAGGCCTCGTGTGGACCGATTTCCTGACATTTGTCTTCCCGACGGGACGAGTTTGAagctcaaaattccaattattgattgatttttctccaCTGGTTCTTATCGTCTTCTATTTTGATCTCCTGGCGCTTCTGGGCGTTAAATTTGATGTATTTattgtttcaatatttattctCACCGATTAATAAATGAATATGTCCAATtatatgtttaatttttaattttcggcaaaaaatcaTCACAGAAATCGATTTAAATCTAATCCAAGactaacaaaaaacatttaaaaaaaatggctaCCGTAGCAACTTTAAAGGGGGGCATCGTTTTTGTATAAGCTTGGTCTCGCAGTGAAAGCATGTGTTTGGgatatgcgcctttaagattactgtagcaattaaaattgtaaggaaaaaatcaataaatcaataaaaaagagtgaaaatcaataaatttaaagaaaatttttaaaaaaatcagtttttcaaagaatcCTCGTCTTCGTCATCCTTGGTGCTTATGCTCATCGCCGATAAATTCGATTCGTCAATTATTTCCTGTTCATAATCTTTTGGCTGACATTTCAGCAAATCGACACGTGGCAAAtccatctgaaaatcgataaaattaagtttttccgCGTTTTTCCataagaaaattatcaaaagcaGCGATATTATGCAGCTGTGCCTTTTAAAATCgagatgcaagcgcgctccaaggCCAAGTAAAAGCGTTCCGCCCCGAAACGTTGGGTCCCGGTAGGTATTAGCGAAACTCTGTGAATTTAAACGTTTTCAGATAGTttcgtttcatttttgattgttttcgaTGATATTTTGCCACAATTGaagaaaacaaacttttttttttcaattttcgagctAGCTCATGAACTCACCTGTTGCTCCGGTACACTCCACGGTTTCCACGTAGGATGATGTTTCTCCTTCCACTCTGGATATCCCAAACATGCCTTGTGCAACTTCTTTATAACCTTCGGCGCCACCACCTTCGTAACTCTGTTCACAAGCCACGTGGGAAGTTTTCCCTTTGGATCCGAATGACTTATATAGATAACTTCACATccttgctctttttctttgattAGGTATCCGGAAATGAGCACCGTGGCTCGAATACATCCTTTTGCCGGTGGATAGTCTTCGTGGCATACCGAATGTGAGCAGATTAGACGGTCTTTGTCGGTTTCCAGCCAGCTTCGTTGCATTACGAAATCGCGTGGGCGGATTGGTGATACAGAGTTTACTGGAAATAAAATCATACAATGttagcacgtggtgtcagagtgtcccattacggtttgatctacaaaaaatgagggaattttttgcccaaaaaaatgtgacgtcagcccgttcttaaccatgcgaaatcagttgagaactctgcgtctcttctcccgcattttttgtagatcaagccaaaatgagacactctgagaTCACGTGTgttaaatccgaaaaaatcaataattcttcaaaaaaatcgataaagtccaaaaaaaacttacatgaaTAATAGCAAACATCATTATTTGGATTAATTGTACCAATCGTCTCTTGTTTTATCATGTACTTGTCCCATTTTGCTCGATAAGCTGGAAAAAGggaattttacagaaattcccaatacagtaccactacagtactcctacagtaccaacGAAGTACCACTATAGTataactacagtacccatGTGATcaccctacagtaccactacaatACTCCTCGAGTCCCCCTACAGTACCATTACATTATCCTACAGTTCCACTACAGtatcactacagtacccttctgatccccctacagtaccaatacagtaccactacagtatcATTACAGAACCCCTCTAGTCCCCCTACAGTACGGCTACTGTACCAATACAGTATCACTACAGtactgctacagtacccctctaGTCCCCCTACAGTATCATTACACTATCCTACATAACCACTACAATCCCCTACAGTatcactacagtacctctctagacccctacagtaccactacagtaccactacattATCATTACAGAACCCCTCAAGTCCCCCTACAGTACCAATACAGTACCCCTCTGATCCCCCTACAGTACCAATACAGTACCCCTCTGATCCCCCTACAGTACCAATACAGTACCCCTCTAGtc
The nucleotide sequence above comes from Caenorhabditis elegans chromosome III. Encoded proteins:
- the pen-2 gene encoding Gamma-secretase subunit pen-2 (Confirmed by transcript evidence); the protein is MDISKLTDVKKVDLCKKYFLIGACFLPLVWIVNTFWFFSDAFCKPINAHRRQIRKYVIASIVGSIFWIIVLSAWEIFFQHYRAQGLVWTDFLTFVFPTGRV
- the strt-10 gene encoding START domain-containing protein 10 (Confirmed by transcript evidence); this translates as MRVNVARVWEDSDYEKVKNLCEDSEGWVEVYKKKDITICTQNIEKSSYQMIKAIAQLPDVSATVVYDVLHDSAYRAKWDKYMIKQETIGTINPNNDVCYYSLNSVSPIRPRDFVMQRSWLETDKDRLICSHSVCHEDYPPAKGCIRATVLISGYLIKEKEQGCEVIYISHSDPKGKLPTWLVNRVTKVVAPKVIKKLHKACLGYPEWKEKHHPTWKPWSVPEQQMDLPRVDLLKCQPKDYEQEIIDESNLSAMSISTKDDEDEDSLKN